The following coding sequences lie in one Lolium perenne isolate Kyuss_39 chromosome 2, Kyuss_2.0, whole genome shotgun sequence genomic window:
- the LOC127331227 gene encoding uncharacterized protein isoform X2: MKGGRLHRPEPPGSHASASAAAAPAPAPTPADDWVDGSWTVDCSCGVTFDDGEEMVSCDDCNVWVHTRCARYLRGVHASFSCHNCRHKRSADETEVAELLAELPTHRPPPLYRRWAEVPLPARVHVHGGTDAALFRGSPSSPAFSAALWRCAGYVPKKFGFRYCEFPSWAEDKDGADTLFALAREKRKETAPATRFTLSLANNNAQTLTKKAEGSPHAGGAGGTKEVPPRTDAKTKGASKITAHADTRDHPKGDLNMPDVMHKDQCADTSMANSDSQEVAEASRKAKESSEPSGEKRSSEGNPRMLITEEPKESTRLEISSGVRTTSTVAEQEVHSRFVKAEVNSCRKQIEGSQNVGLQSGIIDAVAEMDGDMRIHAGSVKVHDGPCLQKQSNQASSNLQDHERTKATQSIKDEHRSDTQGQGVNTGSLTAQRNSARSHSDSGSDLPSSETKNQMHTVPEQNSVPGAQKVCTVSSGPTYSQISPSSVSAEPSSVGKTGRLMKKEDTRLVAPADIKHESAKHSAESSKEFSRPSEKVQPKGSLSSASKSSQTIRSSVPSAKHRGPLSKEQTHKTPMTGGTPARSFHSEVTPSHSRNKAMPSNLPQKKDKIHHRFVHVTQDGSTNSTSTELRASDGTASLSDEQLALLLHQQLNSSPRVPRVPRGHQTGSMQMLHQTGASVFSKRSSAHGGKDQTPVLKKRHKDDIALRDNDDSKKSGKVSLVERRHRDYSTEHTPSVKDSCKLADNIALEEQNHGTCSDEATTGIAKDDLVDSGLPRSLPGFIDEIISRNRNITYEELCDAIGERWRDFVKPKGEDYAYSSFLHAVNECLRTKSEWAHLVYQAPKANPNKRRKVESESLSADAMETEKARNQSERYPGEDGSSESQQDLPRGKRKGWKRSHHEMKASSDKNTRKRPNLNSSSEDTAASLSASSSNPMDDESQDNSSGGDRQPNSADSGS; this comes from the exons ATGAAGGGTGGCCGATTACACCGCCCGGAGCCCCCGGGatcccacgcctccgcctccgccgcggcCGCGCCCGCCCCCGCCCCCACGCCCGCCGACGACTGGGTGGACGGCTCCTGGACGGTGGACTGCTCCTGCGGCGTCACCTTCGACGACGGCGAGGAGATGGTGAGCTGCGACGACTGCAACGTGTGGGTGCACACGCGGTGCGCGCGCTACCTCCGCGGCGTGCACGCCTCCTTCTCCTGCCACAACTGCAGGCACAAGCGCTCCGCCGACGAGACCGAGGTCGCCGAGCTCCTCGCCGAGCTGCCCACCCACCGCCCGCCGCCGCTCTACCGCAGGTGGGCCGAGGTGCCGCTCCCCGCCCGCGTCCACGTCCACGGAGGGACCGACGCCGCCCTCTTCCGCGGGTCCCCGTCCTCCCCCGCCTTCTCCGCCGCGCTCTGGCGCTGCGCCGGCTACGTCCCCAAGAAATTCGGCTTCCGCTACTGCGAGTTCCCCTCCTGGGCCGAAGACAAGGACGGCGCCGACACCCTTTTCGCGCTCGCCAGAGAGAAGCGGAAGGAGACGGCGCCGGCAACCAGATTCACCCTCTCCCTTGCAAATAATAACGCTCAAACCCTAACCAAGAAGGCCGAAGGCAGTCCGCACGCAGGCGGCGCTGGCGGTACAAAGGAAGTTCCTCCTCGGACTGATGCTAAGACGAAAG GAGCATCCAAGATCACTGCACATGCTGATACACGGGATCATCCGAAAGGGGATCTTAACATGCCCGATGTCATGCATAAGGATCAGTGTGCCGACACAAGCATGGCCAATTCTGATTCTCAAGAAGTTGCTGAAGCCAGTAGGAAGGCAAAGGAATCCTCGGAACCGAGCGGGGAGAAGAGGAGTTCCGAGGGAAATCCAAGGATGCTGATAACGGAAGAACCTAAGGAGTCCACGAGACTGGAGATCTCTTCTGGAGTTAGAACTACATCAACTGTGGCAGAACAAGAAGTGCACTCACGGTTTGTCAAGGCAGAG GTTAACTCGTGTAGGAAACAAATTGAAGGAAGTCAAAATGTGGGCTTACAATCCGGCATAATTGATGCAG TTGCGGAAATGGATGGAGATATGCGAATCCATGCTGGTTCTGTGAAAGTGCATGACGGGCCGTGTCTTCAGAAGCAATCAAATCAAGCTTCTTCAAATCTGCAG GATCATGAGAGAACAAAGGCTACCCAGTCCATTAAAGATGAGCATAGGAGTGATACACAAGGTCAAGGGGTCAATACAGGTTCTTTAACCGCTCAAAGAAATTCAGCCAGGTCACACTCTGATTCAGGCTCTGACCTTCCAAGTTCCGAGACAAAAAATCAGATGCACACAGTACCTGAACAAAACTCAGTTCCAGGTGCTCAGAAAGTTTGTACAGTGTCTTCTGGTCCTACCTATTCCCAGATATCGCCCTCTTCAGTATCAGCAGAGCCATCATCAGTAGGGAAGACTGGCCGTTTAATGAAAAAGGAAGACACAAGGTTGGTTGCTCCTGCTGATATCAAACATGAGTCTGCAAAGCATTCTGCAGAGAGTTCCAAGGAATTTAGTAGGCCCTCTGAGAAAGTTCAACCGAAAGGCTCTCTTTCTTCTGCATCAAAATCATCTCAAACAATCAGATCATCTGTACCTTCAGCCAAACATAGAGGACCGTTATCAAAGGAGCAGACACACAAGACACCTATGACAGGAGGCACCCCAGCAAGATCATTCCATAGTGAAGTGACACCATCACATTCTCGTAATAAGGCGATGCCTTCTAACTTACCCCAGAAAAAAGATAAGATACACCACCGCTTTGTTCATGTTACACAAGATGGGTCTACTAATTCAACATCAACTGAGTTGCGAGCCTCTGATGGGACAGCTTCATTGAGCGATGAACAG cttgcGTTGTTATTACATCAACAATTAAACAGCTCCCCCAGAGTACCAAGGGTGCCACGTGGCCATCAAACAGGTAGCATGCAGATGCTACATCAAACTGGAGCCAGTGTATTCTCAAAGCGGTCTTCAGCACATGGAGGAAAGGATCAAACGCCG GTGTTAAAGAAGAGACACAAAGATGATATTGCATTGAGGGATAATGATGACAGCAAGAAGTCAGGAAAGGTGTCTCTTGTTGAACGGAGGCATAGAGATTATAGCACCGAGCATACTCCTTCCGTGAAGGACTCATGCAAATTAGCTGACAATATAGCATTGGAAGAGCAAAATCATGGTACGTGTTCAGACGAAGCTACCACTGGGATAGCAAAGGACGATCTGGTGGATAGTGGTCTTCCACGCAGTTTACCTG GATTCATTGATGAAATCATCAGCAGGAACAGAAATATAACATACGAAGAACTATGTGATGCTATCGGTGAG CGTTGGAGGGATTTCGTTAAACCCAAAGGAGAGGATTATGCATATTCCAGCTTTTTACATGCTGTTAATGAATGTCTCAGGACAAAGAGCGAGTGGGCTCACCTTGTTTACCAGGCTCCAAAG GCGAATCCAAATAAGCGGCGTAAGGTGGAGAGCGAATCTTTGTCGGCTGATGCAATGGAAACAGAGAAGGCGAGAAACCAGTCTGAAAGATACCCAGGAGAAGATGGTAGTTCTGAGTCGCAACAAGATCTGCCAAGGGGCAAACGAAAGGGTTGGAAACGCTCCCATCATGAAATGAAAGCTTCAAGTGACAAGAACACGAGGAAGAGGCCGAACCTCAATTCATCCTCGGAGGATACTGCTGCCTCCTTGTCTGCTTCCAGTAGCAACCCTATGGATGACGAGAGCCAAGATAATTCTTCTGGTGGTGACAGGCAACCAAACTCTGCAGATTCAGGCTCATAG
- the LOC127331228 gene encoding uncharacterized protein has protein sequence MATGAAGAASLSLTVRLIVGQPAPSAKEDSAGDPHAILPEEEAHALPPGAGAGALLHPAALAAVAGSAKRLLALAGASPGADVGVLGRAMAELERLAAGGRGTAAAMDHAELSTSTSSTSADMDIDSDQLGGGGAKRKRDARRGGDAPQRPTKRRILAWRVRQYRSSVAKAKATARRARSRRAMRRKTGGWKSVQQQLARATLSDGLHRWSAGGGGGSGPAEQ, from the coding sequence ATGgcgaccggcgccgccggggcggCGTCGCTCAGCCTCACCGTGAGGCTCATCGTCGGGCAGCCCGCGCCGTCCGCCAAGGAGGACAGCGCGGGCGACCCCCACGCCATTCTCCCCGAGGAGGAGGCACACGCCCTGCCACCcggcgcgggcgcgggcgcgcTACTCCACCCCGCCGCGCTGGCGGCCGTCGCCGGCTCCGCCAAGCGCCTGCTCGCCCTCGCCGGGGCCAGCCCAGGCGCCGACGTGGGCGTGCTCGGCCGGGCGATGGCGGAGCTCGAGAGGCTGGCGGCCGGCGGACGCGGGACAGCCGCCGCCATGGATCACGCCGAGCTGAGCACTAGCACCAGCAGCACCTCCGCCGACATGGACATCGACTCCGACCAGCTGGGCGGCGGCGGTGCCAAAAGGAAGCGGGACGCGAGGCGCGGCGGCGACGCGCCCCAGAGGCCGACGAAGCGGCGGATCCTCGCCTGGAGGGTGCGCCAGTACCGGTCTTCGGTGGCGAAGGCCAAGGCGACGGCGAGGAGGGCCAGGAGCCGGAGGGCGATGCGGAGGAAGACGGGCGGCTGGAAGAGCGTCCAGCAGCAGCTCGCGCGCGCCACCCTCAGCGACGGCCTGCACAGGTGgagcgcaggcggcggcggcggcagcggaccTGCCGAGCAGTAA
- the LOC127331227 gene encoding uncharacterized protein isoform X1, translated as MKGGRLHRPEPPGSHASASAAAAPAPAPTPADDWVDGSWTVDCSCGVTFDDGEEMVSCDDCNVWVHTRCARYLRGVHASFSCHNCRHKRSADETEVAELLAELPTHRPPPLYRRWAEVPLPARVHVHGGTDAALFRGSPSSPAFSAALWRCAGYVPKKFGFRYCEFPSWAEDKDGADTLFALAREKRKETAPATRFTLSLANNNAQTLTKKAEGSPHAGGAGGTKEVPPRTDAKTKGASKITAHADTRDHPKGDLNMPDVMHKDQCADTSMANSDSQEVAEASRKAKESSEPSGEKRSSEGNPRMLITEEPKESTRLEISSGVRTTSTVAEQEVHSRFVKAEVNSCRKQIEGSQNVGLQSGIIDAVAEMDGDMRIHAGSVKVHDGPCLQKQSNQASSNLQVSVGVLALPTQSKSKNIKSKVNFQDHERTKATQSIKDEHRSDTQGQGVNTGSLTAQRNSARSHSDSGSDLPSSETKNQMHTVPEQNSVPGAQKVCTVSSGPTYSQISPSSVSAEPSSVGKTGRLMKKEDTRLVAPADIKHESAKHSAESSKEFSRPSEKVQPKGSLSSASKSSQTIRSSVPSAKHRGPLSKEQTHKTPMTGGTPARSFHSEVTPSHSRNKAMPSNLPQKKDKIHHRFVHVTQDGSTNSTSTELRASDGTASLSDEQLALLLHQQLNSSPRVPRVPRGHQTGSMQMLHQTGASVFSKRSSAHGGKDQTPVLKKRHKDDIALRDNDDSKKSGKVSLVERRHRDYSTEHTPSVKDSCKLADNIALEEQNHGTCSDEATTGIAKDDLVDSGLPRSLPGFIDEIISRNRNITYEELCDAIGERWRDFVKPKGEDYAYSSFLHAVNECLRTKSEWAHLVYQAPKANPNKRRKVESESLSADAMETEKARNQSERYPGEDGSSESQQDLPRGKRKGWKRSHHEMKASSDKNTRKRPNLNSSSEDTAASLSASSSNPMDDESQDNSSGGDRQPNSADSGS; from the exons ATGAAGGGTGGCCGATTACACCGCCCGGAGCCCCCGGGatcccacgcctccgcctccgccgcggcCGCGCCCGCCCCCGCCCCCACGCCCGCCGACGACTGGGTGGACGGCTCCTGGACGGTGGACTGCTCCTGCGGCGTCACCTTCGACGACGGCGAGGAGATGGTGAGCTGCGACGACTGCAACGTGTGGGTGCACACGCGGTGCGCGCGCTACCTCCGCGGCGTGCACGCCTCCTTCTCCTGCCACAACTGCAGGCACAAGCGCTCCGCCGACGAGACCGAGGTCGCCGAGCTCCTCGCCGAGCTGCCCACCCACCGCCCGCCGCCGCTCTACCGCAGGTGGGCCGAGGTGCCGCTCCCCGCCCGCGTCCACGTCCACGGAGGGACCGACGCCGCCCTCTTCCGCGGGTCCCCGTCCTCCCCCGCCTTCTCCGCCGCGCTCTGGCGCTGCGCCGGCTACGTCCCCAAGAAATTCGGCTTCCGCTACTGCGAGTTCCCCTCCTGGGCCGAAGACAAGGACGGCGCCGACACCCTTTTCGCGCTCGCCAGAGAGAAGCGGAAGGAGACGGCGCCGGCAACCAGATTCACCCTCTCCCTTGCAAATAATAACGCTCAAACCCTAACCAAGAAGGCCGAAGGCAGTCCGCACGCAGGCGGCGCTGGCGGTACAAAGGAAGTTCCTCCTCGGACTGATGCTAAGACGAAAG GAGCATCCAAGATCACTGCACATGCTGATACACGGGATCATCCGAAAGGGGATCTTAACATGCCCGATGTCATGCATAAGGATCAGTGTGCCGACACAAGCATGGCCAATTCTGATTCTCAAGAAGTTGCTGAAGCCAGTAGGAAGGCAAAGGAATCCTCGGAACCGAGCGGGGAGAAGAGGAGTTCCGAGGGAAATCCAAGGATGCTGATAACGGAAGAACCTAAGGAGTCCACGAGACTGGAGATCTCTTCTGGAGTTAGAACTACATCAACTGTGGCAGAACAAGAAGTGCACTCACGGTTTGTCAAGGCAGAG GTTAACTCGTGTAGGAAACAAATTGAAGGAAGTCAAAATGTGGGCTTACAATCCGGCATAATTGATGCAG TTGCGGAAATGGATGGAGATATGCGAATCCATGCTGGTTCTGTGAAAGTGCATGACGGGCCGTGTCTTCAGAAGCAATCAAATCAAGCTTCTTCAAATCTGCAGGTTTCTGTTGGTGTACTAGCTTTGCCGACTCAGTCAAAATCAAAGAATATTAAGAGCAAGGTTAATTTTCAGGATCATGAGAGAACAAAGGCTACCCAGTCCATTAAAGATGAGCATAGGAGTGATACACAAGGTCAAGGGGTCAATACAGGTTCTTTAACCGCTCAAAGAAATTCAGCCAGGTCACACTCTGATTCAGGCTCTGACCTTCCAAGTTCCGAGACAAAAAATCAGATGCACACAGTACCTGAACAAAACTCAGTTCCAGGTGCTCAGAAAGTTTGTACAGTGTCTTCTGGTCCTACCTATTCCCAGATATCGCCCTCTTCAGTATCAGCAGAGCCATCATCAGTAGGGAAGACTGGCCGTTTAATGAAAAAGGAAGACACAAGGTTGGTTGCTCCTGCTGATATCAAACATGAGTCTGCAAAGCATTCTGCAGAGAGTTCCAAGGAATTTAGTAGGCCCTCTGAGAAAGTTCAACCGAAAGGCTCTCTTTCTTCTGCATCAAAATCATCTCAAACAATCAGATCATCTGTACCTTCAGCCAAACATAGAGGACCGTTATCAAAGGAGCAGACACACAAGACACCTATGACAGGAGGCACCCCAGCAAGATCATTCCATAGTGAAGTGACACCATCACATTCTCGTAATAAGGCGATGCCTTCTAACTTACCCCAGAAAAAAGATAAGATACACCACCGCTTTGTTCATGTTACACAAGATGGGTCTACTAATTCAACATCAACTGAGTTGCGAGCCTCTGATGGGACAGCTTCATTGAGCGATGAACAG cttgcGTTGTTATTACATCAACAATTAAACAGCTCCCCCAGAGTACCAAGGGTGCCACGTGGCCATCAAACAGGTAGCATGCAGATGCTACATCAAACTGGAGCCAGTGTATTCTCAAAGCGGTCTTCAGCACATGGAGGAAAGGATCAAACGCCG GTGTTAAAGAAGAGACACAAAGATGATATTGCATTGAGGGATAATGATGACAGCAAGAAGTCAGGAAAGGTGTCTCTTGTTGAACGGAGGCATAGAGATTATAGCACCGAGCATACTCCTTCCGTGAAGGACTCATGCAAATTAGCTGACAATATAGCATTGGAAGAGCAAAATCATGGTACGTGTTCAGACGAAGCTACCACTGGGATAGCAAAGGACGATCTGGTGGATAGTGGTCTTCCACGCAGTTTACCTG GATTCATTGATGAAATCATCAGCAGGAACAGAAATATAACATACGAAGAACTATGTGATGCTATCGGTGAG CGTTGGAGGGATTTCGTTAAACCCAAAGGAGAGGATTATGCATATTCCAGCTTTTTACATGCTGTTAATGAATGTCTCAGGACAAAGAGCGAGTGGGCTCACCTTGTTTACCAGGCTCCAAAG GCGAATCCAAATAAGCGGCGTAAGGTGGAGAGCGAATCTTTGTCGGCTGATGCAATGGAAACAGAGAAGGCGAGAAACCAGTCTGAAAGATACCCAGGAGAAGATGGTAGTTCTGAGTCGCAACAAGATCTGCCAAGGGGCAAACGAAAGGGTTGGAAACGCTCCCATCATGAAATGAAAGCTTCAAGTGACAAGAACACGAGGAAGAGGCCGAACCTCAATTCATCCTCGGAGGATACTGCTGCCTCCTTGTCTGCTTCCAGTAGCAACCCTATGGATGACGAGAGCCAAGATAATTCTTCTGGTGGTGACAGGCAACCAAACTCTGCAGATTCAGGCTCATAG
- the LOC127331229 gene encoding uncharacterized protein translates to MRVAVVGGGVSGLAAAHELLATSGGGVRVTLYEEEERLGGHARTVAVSDGAAGSVQLDLGFLSFNQVTYPHMMEWLEGLGVEMERSDMSFSVSAQSDGNSRGCEWGNGNGVSSLLAQKTNILKTSFWRMFYEIVKFKKDALTYLEYHEHNPDLDRDETLGQFIQSHGYSLLFQEAYLIPICAGSWSCSSQGVLSLSAFSVLSFFRNHDLLQLFRHSQLPTAKPSSVSYVNKIKGELERMGCQIKTSCRVKSVSSFDGARYRVLENDGSEETYDSVILGVHAPNALKVLGAEATHYELKILGACQYLHRDIYLHCDQSLMPQNTSAWSAWNFLGTTSRGFAVTYWLNHIQKIESVRPFLVTLNPPCVPDHVLLKCHTNLPIPSVAAAKAYLQFDQIQGKRGIWFCGAYQGHGFHEDGLKSGKAAAQGLLGKKCELLLNPKQMVPSWTETGARFLCARFLDQYISIGNLILVEEGGSVFSFGKACDKCPVKSVIRVHDPLFYWKLATQGNIGLAESYIDGCFSLHDKREDLLNLILILIANRDARRNRGIQRKGGLTPVHVIAKLAYAKYFLRHVLRKNTATQTRRNISLHYDLSNDFFSLFLDKTMTYSCAIFKTENESLEAAQQRKLNLLITKAKVERGHHVLDIGSGWGSLAIQVVKQTGCKYTGITLSE, encoded by the exons ATGAGAGTGGCGGTGGTGGGCGGCGGGGTAAGTGGGCTGGCGGCGGCGCACGAGCTGCTTGCCACGAGCGGAGGCGGTGTGCGTGTGACCctgtacgaggaggaggagcgcctcgGAGGCCATGCCAGGACGGTGGCCGTCAGCGACGGCGCCGCCGGAAGCGTCCAACTCGACctcggcttcctgagcttcaaccAG GTGACATATCCCCACATGATGGAATGGTTAGAAGGGCTCGGGGTGGAGATGGAGAGATCCGACATGTCTTTCTCGGTGAGTGCACAATCGGACGGGAACAGCAGAGGATGCGAATGGGGCAATGGAAACGGTGTATCAAGCCTCTTGGCGCAAAAGACCAACATATTGAAAACCAGTTTTTGGCGCATGTTCTATGAGATAGTCAAGTTCAAGAAGGATGCTCTGAC GTACCTGGAGTACCATGAGCATAACCCTGATCTGGACCGTGACGAGACGTTGGGGCAGTTCATTCAGTCGCATGGATATTCTCTATTGTT CCAAGAGGCTTATCTT ATTCCAATCTGCGCAGGCAGTTGGTCATGTTCATCACAAGGTGTTTTGAGCCTCTCGGCTTTCTCCGTGCTGTCATTTTTCCGTAACCATGATCTTCTTCAG CTGTTTCGTCACTCCCAGTTGCCCACTGCCAAGCCCAGTTCAGTGTCCTATGTGAACAAG ATAAAAGGAGAATTGGAGCGCATGGGTTGTCAAATTAAAACCAGTTGTCGGGTCAAATCTGTTTCAAGTTTTGATGGAG CTCGCTACAGAGTCCTGGAGAATGATGGTTCAGAGGAAACATACGACAGTGTCATCCTTGGAGTCCATGCACCTAATGCTCTCAAAGTACTTGGAGCTGAAGCCACACATTACGAACTGAAGATTCTAGGTGCATGTCAGTATCTCCACAG GGACATATACCTCCACTGCGATCAAAGTTTGATGCCCCAAAACACGTCGGCATGGAGCGCCTGGAATTTCCTAGGTACAACTAGCAGGGGGTTTGCTGTTACTTACTGGCTAAACCATATTCAG AAAATTGAATCTGTGAGGCCTTTCCTGGTGACACTCAATCCCCCTTGTGTTCCGGATCACGTATTGCTTAAATGTCATACAAACCTTCCTATTCCATCTGTGGCTGCTGCGAAGGCTTATCTTCAGTTTGATCAGATCCAGGGAAAGAGAGGAATATGGTTCTGCGGGGCATATCAAG GTCATGGCTTCCATGAAGATGGGTTGAAG TCTGGGAAAGCAGCAGCTCAAGGCTTGCTTGGAAAGAAATGTGAGCTTCTGCTGAACCCAAAGCAGATGGTTCCATCATGGACCGAGACTGGGGCACGCTTTCTCTGTGCAAGATTTTTAGACCAATACATATCCATTGGTAACTTGAT ATTGGTCGAAGAAGGAGGTAGTGTGTTCAGCTTTGGGAAAGCTTGCGACAAATGCCCTGTAAAATCTGTCATTCGAGTTCATGACCCCTTGTTTTATTGGAAG CTTGCAACACAAGGAAACATTGGCTTGGCAGAATCCTATATTGATGGATGTTTCTCTCTTCATGACAAGAGAGAAGACCTTCTGAATCTTATCCTG ATTCTCATTGCTAACAGAGATGCGCGTAGGAACCGCGGCATTCAAAGAAAAGG GGGTTTGACACCCGTGCATGTAATAGCTAAACTGGCATATGCTAAATACTTTTTGCGCCACGTCTTGAGGAAGAATACCGCGACACAAACTCGTCGAAACATCTCTCTGCACTATGATCTT AGTAACGATTTTTTCTCGCTTTTCCTGGATAAAACGATGACTTACTCTTGCGCAATTTTCAAG ACGGAGAACGAAAGCTTAGAAGCAGCCCAGCAACGTAAACTTAACCTTCTAATCACCAAG GCTAAAGTTGAGAGGGGGCATCATGTTCTTGATATCGGTAGCGGCTGGGGTAGTTTAGCCATACAAGTGGTTAAGCAAACTGGCTGCAAATACACCGGAATCACTTTGTCTGAATAG